The following are encoded in a window of Sciurus carolinensis unplaced genomic scaffold, mSciCar1.2, whole genome shotgun sequence genomic DNA:
- the LOC124973997 gene encoding olfactory receptor 11L1-like, with translation MDLANGTAVREFLLLGFPGARAAPALFTLFLAVYLLSLLGNTLIIFIVLVEPTLQTPRYVFLGNLSFLEIWYTTATVPKLLATCLSKGAAISVSGCIVQYYFFFSMGATECILLAVMAYDRYVAICSPLRYPLLMSLGLCLRFAAGSWAGGFTAPLLPTVLISRLHFCGPQKINHFFCDSDPIFKLSCSDTFLAEALGYTCSSVVILSSFLLTMSSYGNIVAAVLRLSSPEARKKTFSTCASHLTVVTIYYGTIIFAYVRPPAKYNFTIGKVISVFYCVVTPLVNPLVYTLRNKDVKKAFRKLLAQRRFLSTRNRQEL, from the coding sequence ATGGACCTGGCCAATGGGACGGCGGTCAGGGAGTTCCTGCTGCTGGGCTTCCCGGGCGCGCGGGCTGCGCCGGCGCTGTTCACGCTGTTCCTGGCGGTGTACCTGCTCTCCCTCCTGGGGAACACCCTCATCATCTTCATCGTCCTGGTGGAGCCCACGCTGCAGACACCCAGGTACGTTTTCCTGGGGAACCTGTCCTTCCTGGAGATCTGGTACACCACGGCCACGGTGCCTAAGCTGCTGGCCACCTGCCTGTCGAAGGGCGCGGCCATCTCTGTTTCCGGCTGCATCGTCCAGTACTACTTCTTCTTCTCCATGGGGGCCACCGAGTGCATCCTGCTGGCGGTGATGGCCTACGACCGGTACGTGGCCATCTGCAGCCCTCTCCGCTACCCCCTCCTCATGAGCCTCGGGCTCTGCCTGCGGTTCGCGGCTGGGTCTTGGGCTGGGGGCTTCACTGCCCCTCTCCTGCCCACCGTGCTCATCTCTCGCCTCCACTTCTGTGGCCCCCAGAAGATCAACCATTTCTTCTGTGACTCAGACCCCATTTTTAAGCTTTCCTGCTCAGACACCTTCCTGGCGGAAGCCTTGGGCTACACCTGCAGCTCTGTGGTGATTCTCAGCTCCTTCCTTCTCACCATGTCCTCCTACGGCAACATTGTGGCCGCCGTGCTCAGGCTGTCCTCCCCGGAGGCCCGGAAGAAgaccttctccacctgtgcctcccacctcacGGTGGTCACCATCTACTACGGCACCATCATCTTCGCCTACGTCCGCCCTCCAGCCAAGTACAACTTCACCATCGGCAAAGTCATCTCCGTGTTCTACTGCGTGGTCACCCCGCTGGTGAACCCGCTCGTCTACACCCTGAGGAACAAGGACGTGAAGAAGGCTTTCAGGAAACTTCTGGCACAGAGGAGATTCCTGTCGACCAGAAACAGGCAGGAGCTTTGA
- the LOC124974011 gene encoding olfactory receptor 1C1-like produces MEKGNLTATRELVLLGLPGSSAHPHVLATLFLCMYLVAVLGNTLMVLAVRSDSRLHSPMYLLLGHLAFVDVCFVSTTVPKMAVNLLTGTSTIALAGCLAQLFFFISFVNMDSLLLCAMAYDRYVAICHPLRYAALVSPRFCLRLVAGLWALAGLHALLHTLLMARLSFCASNVIRHFFCDLHPLLQLSCSDVSLNVLVILSVGAPLALTPLAGILTSYGLILCTVLKLTSARGKQRAFSTCSGHLSLVVLFYSSATAVYFSPASPHTPEGDALSAAVYAVVTPMLNPFLYSLRNREVKVALQKVLCEPLSAATATQDGR; encoded by the coding sequence atggagaaaggaaaCCTCACGGCCACGAGGGAGCTCGTGCTCCTGGGACTGCCGGGCTCCTCGGCCCATCCGCACGTCCTGGCCACGCTCTTCCTCTGCATGTACTTGGTTGCCGTGTTGGGAAACACACTCATGGTCCTGGCCGTGCGCAGTGACTCCCGCCTGCATTCCCCCATGTACCTCCTCCTTGGCCATTTGGCCTTCGTCGACGTCTGCTTTGTTTCCACGACCGTCCCCAAGATGGCGGTGAACCTGCTGACGGGCACCTCCACCATCGCCCTGGCAGGCTGCCTTGCGcagcttttcttcttcatttcttttgtgaacaTGGACAGCCTGCTGCTCTGTGCGATGGCCTACGATCGATacgtggccatctgtcaccctcTGCGCTATGCCGCCCTGGTGAGCCCGCGGTTCTGCCTGAGGCTGGTGGCGGGGCTCTGGGCTCTCGCTGGCCTCCACGCCCTCCTGCACACCCTGCTGATGGCCCGCCTGTCCTTCTGCGCCTCCAACGTCATCCGCCACTTCTTCTGCGACCTCCACCCTCTCCTGCAGCTCTCCTGCTCCGACGTCTCCCTCAATGTCTTGGTCATCCTCTCGGTGGGGGCCCCGTTGGCTCTCACGCCCCTGGCCGGCATCCTCACCTCTTATGGACTCATCCTCTGCACCGTTCTGAAGCTCACCTCCGCTCGGGGCAAGCAGagagccttctccacctgcagcGGCCACCTGTCCCTGGTGGTGCTGTTCTACAGCTCGGCCACCGCCGTCTACTTCAGCCCCGCCTCCCCCCACACGCCTGAGGGCGACGCGCTGTCGGCGGCCGTGTACGCGGTGGTCACTCCTATGTTGAACCCCTTCCTCTACAGCCTCAGGAACAGGGAGGTGAAGGTAGCCTTGCAGAAGGTGCTGTGTGAGCCACTCTCAGCCGCGACCGCCACCCAAGACGGACGCTGA